One window from the genome of Candidatus Rickettsiella isopodorum encodes:
- a CDS encoding glycosyltransferase family 4 protein, giving the protein MNYLGTEFYNGGAERYMLDLAKLLLEQGYTVYCVQYALDRPWIRNYYGLTIIGLPSIAKPILFRWCVSQLTQGVALVISSPFNLVTKENAKKIIGISHGIFWDHPTLNEQATNILQSINPLDRLVTVDTATLNVIRSQQIKNLNKVVFIPNYVDRKKFFPAKYISKNERLVILYPRRLYTPRGFWLVRTLIPKLLHEFDDISFLFCGKAENTEMKAIKVLIQRYGDKVKHRVCSPDAMGAVYRQADIVLIPTLHSEGTSMSLIEAMASKKAIIATYVGGLTDLISDRFNGLMVYPGNKEELYQAIKAFIINKDLRDEMAKNAYEKSLAFDISLWKEKWLRVLGPLLNERKTKLNPISRRISELSLVHMHTLGITFDMMVQRPQQLFKALSLLGAKCFFLEDKPGDQQHMVNKNLIISGREAHVDFSGMIAYTYFASNYAHIKNNKPQWLIYDVLDTPTIHNCSDYLKNHDSMLVAADMILTSSQLLYQQYRHKFSEKIIKYIPNAATPSDWISGNACKPIDFPRYANKTIGYYGALAEWFDFSLLDKLCLDFPTCQLLLIGPCRENYSEYKQLSSLLEKHSNLFYLGLKKYTDLANYAHYFDVGIIPHVDQHKVTQASSQVKLYEYMNVGMPIVSSDIPECRQYQSAQIAKSHDEFLALVRRSLNLPKEDTYFKIMKKEAKENTWQVRANCLIEAIYEHFSIE; this is encoded by the coding sequence ATGAATTATTTAGGAACTGAATTCTATAATGGTGGGGCTGAACGCTATATGTTGGATCTCGCTAAACTCTTACTTGAGCAAGGCTATACTGTTTATTGTGTACAATATGCGCTGGATCGCCCTTGGATTAGAAATTATTACGGACTTACTATTATTGGATTACCGAGTATTGCCAAACCAATATTATTTAGATGGTGTGTGTCACAGCTAACGCAAGGCGTAGCACTTGTTATTAGCTCACCTTTTAATCTCGTTACGAAGGAAAACGCAAAGAAAATTATAGGAATTAGCCACGGTATTTTTTGGGATCATCCTACTCTAAATGAACAAGCGACGAACATTCTCCAATCAATTAACCCCTTAGATAGATTAGTTACTGTTGATACGGCCACACTGAATGTTATTAGAAGCCAGCAAATCAAGAATTTAAATAAAGTCGTTTTTATTCCTAACTATGTTGATCGTAAAAAGTTTTTCCCCGCTAAATACATAAGTAAAAATGAAAGACTCGTTATTTTATACCCAAGAAGGCTTTATACACCCAGAGGATTTTGGCTGGTACGGACATTAATCCCAAAACTACTCCATGAATTCGATGACATCAGTTTTTTATTTTGCGGCAAAGCAGAAAACACAGAAATGAAAGCGATAAAAGTGTTGATACAACGCTATGGGGATAAAGTGAAACATCGTGTTTGTTCACCTGATGCGATGGGCGCTGTATATCGCCAAGCTGATATCGTGCTGATTCCCACTCTGCATTCAGAAGGAACCTCAATGAGTTTAATTGAGGCCATGGCTTCAAAGAAAGCGATTATTGCCACGTATGTGGGAGGCTTGACTGATTTAATCAGCGACCGTTTTAATGGTCTGATGGTTTATCCGGGCAACAAAGAAGAATTATATCAAGCAATTAAAGCGTTCATTATTAATAAAGACTTGCGCGATGAGATGGCAAAAAATGCCTACGAAAAATCCTTGGCGTTCGATATTTCTTTGTGGAAAGAAAAATGGCTGCGTGTTCTTGGCCCACTATTAAATGAGCGTAAAACAAAATTAAACCCTATATCCCGCAGGATATCTGAACTTTCATTAGTTCATATGCATACGCTAGGCATCACATTTGATATGATGGTGCAGCGTCCGCAACAACTCTTTAAAGCGTTGTCCTTGTTAGGTGCAAAATGTTTTTTCTTAGAAGATAAGCCTGGTGATCAGCAGCATATGGTTAATAAAAATCTTATTATCAGTGGACGTGAAGCCCATGTCGATTTTTCGGGTATGATTGCCTACACTTATTTTGCATCAAACTATGCGCATATAAAAAACAACAAACCACAGTGGCTAATCTATGATGTGCTCGATACGCCGACTATACATAATTGTTCTGATTATTTGAAAAACCATGACTCTATGTTAGTCGCTGCTGATATGATTTTAACGAGCAGCCAGTTACTTTATCAACAGTATCGTCATAAGTTTTCTGAAAAAATAATCAAGTATATTCCCAATGCGGCAACACCAAGTGATTGGATTAGCGGTAATGCATGTAAGCCAATCGATTTTCCACGTTACGCGAATAAAACTATAGGTTATTATGGTGCACTTGCGGAATGGTTTGATTTTTCATTACTCGATAAATTATGTCTTGATTTTCCCACCTGTCAGTTGCTGCTCATTGGACCCTGTCGTGAAAACTATTCTGAATATAAACAACTGTCTTCCCTATTAGAAAAACATAGTAATTTATTCTACCTGGGCTTAAAAAAATATACGGATCTGGCAAATTATGCCCATTATTTTGATGTCGGTATCATACCGCATGTTGATCAGCACAAAGTAACTCAAGCTTCTTCACAGGTTAAATTGTATGAATACATGAATGTGGGAATGCCTATAGTATCGAGCGATATACCTGAATGCAGACAATACCAATCTGCACAGATTGCAAAAAGTCATGATGAGTTTCTCGCATTAGTACGACGTTCACTGAATCTGCCCAAAGAAGACACCTATTTTAAAATCATGAAAAAAGAAGCTAAAGAAAATACTTGGCAAGTACGTGCAAACTGTTTAATAGAAGCTATTTATGAACATTTTAGTATTGAGTGA
- a CDS encoding glycosyltransferase family 4 protein has translation MNILVLSDNYPPEMNANARIISELLEHWAQTHPVTVLTCHPNFPRGRIFNTHKNQWRQKTTLKGVEIIRLKTYMHPNTGFVRRSLDFFSFGFVSFFAGLFQKNVDIVIGVTPQFFSALSACYLALIKKRPFVMILCDLWPDSIVANDVMKKNWLYRVLKKIEYWMYHKAASIVILSRSFRKNLHQAGITDNKIFTSISGVSKQFYPRPKNPIILTHYNLTGKFVIGYIGSLGISHSHHDILLLAESLRNTSSFPFHFLILGDGVKRAELSQQKKDRGLDNVDIDGPFSADRIPDYWSVIDIAIVPLANTQTNTTVLPSKILEALGMGIPIVLYAPEGEAKKFLAETQAGWYVSVGDLIALEKRCVELFMQNTLISHKKKQALNVASQFTREQQAGDLLAHLKTVYEAAK, from the coding sequence ATGAACATTTTAGTATTGAGTGATAATTATCCACCAGAAATGAATGCAAATGCCCGAATCATATCCGAACTCCTTGAACATTGGGCGCAAACTCATCCTGTTACCGTGCTAACCTGCCACCCTAATTTTCCAAGAGGCAGAATCTTCAATACTCACAAAAACCAGTGGCGACAAAAAACAACCCTTAAAGGGGTAGAAATTATTCGCTTAAAAACCTATATGCATCCTAACACTGGATTTGTCAGAAGAAGTTTGGACTTTTTTTCGTTTGGATTCGTTTCTTTTTTCGCAGGTTTATTCCAAAAAAACGTGGATATAGTCATCGGCGTCACGCCGCAATTTTTTTCTGCCTTATCCGCGTGTTATTTGGCGTTAATCAAAAAAAGACCCTTCGTCATGATTCTATGCGATTTGTGGCCTGATTCTATTGTAGCTAACGATGTTATGAAAAAAAATTGGCTTTATAGAGTACTTAAAAAGATTGAATATTGGATGTATCATAAAGCAGCCTCGATAGTAATTCTATCAAGGTCGTTTAGAAAAAATTTACATCAAGCCGGTATTACGGATAACAAAATTTTCACATCTATTTCAGGTGTCAGCAAGCAATTTTATCCACGACCCAAAAATCCCATTATACTCACACATTATAATTTAACAGGTAAATTTGTTATAGGTTATATTGGTAGTTTGGGCATTTCCCATAGTCATCATGATATCCTGTTACTTGCGGAATCACTACGCAACACGAGCTCTTTCCCATTCCATTTTCTTATTTTAGGCGATGGAGTAAAACGTGCTGAGTTGTCGCAACAAAAAAAGGATCGTGGTTTGGATAATGTGGATATTGATGGTCCTTTTTCGGCAGATCGCATCCCTGACTACTGGTCTGTTATCGACATAGCCATTGTGCCGCTTGCCAACACACAGACTAATACAACCGTGTTACCTTCTAAAATTTTGGAAGCTTTAGGCATGGGAATACCTATTGTTTTATATGCACCCGAAGGTGAGGCCAAAAAATTCTTAGCAGAAACACAAGCAGGGTGGTATGTCTCCGTAGGAGATTTGATCGCATTAGAAAAACGATGCGTAGAACTTTTTATGCAGAATACACTTATTTCGCATAAAAAAAAGCAAGCTCTTAACGTCGCCAGCCAGTTTACCCGGGAGCAACAAGCGGGTGATTTATTGGCACACTTAAAAACAGTTTATGAAGCTGCAAAATGA
- the wecB gene encoding non-hydrolyzing UDP-N-acetylglucosamine 2-epimerase, which produces MKKRTIVCVIGTRPDALKMIPVIEALESDGRFFVETVITGQHRELLEPILQEFHINSAINFSVMRPDQSLNSLSAKLLSHFDRFFSENHCDLVIAQGDTHSTFMAGLSAFYRKIPFAHIEAGLRTTTIHRPFPEELNRRTISMLANLHFCPTQQSANNLSKEGIHTNVFITGNTIIDTLYHYRKKIGVQKPTDEKIILVTCHRRENFGKPLFCITSALRKLAEQNPTIKFFFLIHPNRNVQTVVEKQLSPIPNIILSQSLNYEQLIRLILSAYLVLTDSGGLQEEAPALNKPVLILRNETERTESVACGAALLVGHDVNTIIYHVERLLTDKNSYQRMCQTGSPYGDGHAAGRIVDIITKLLTQGRVNQARYEIDHSNSLL; this is translated from the coding sequence ATGAAAAAAAGAACGATTGTTTGTGTCATTGGTACCAGACCGGATGCATTGAAAATGATTCCGGTGATCGAAGCGTTGGAGTCCGATGGACGATTTTTTGTAGAGACCGTTATTACAGGTCAACACAGAGAGTTATTAGAACCGATTCTACAAGAATTTCACATTAATTCAGCAATTAATTTTTCGGTAATGCGTCCTGATCAAAGCCTGAATTCATTAAGTGCTAAACTATTAAGCCATTTTGATCGTTTTTTCTCTGAAAATCACTGCGATTTAGTGATTGCACAAGGTGATACCCATAGTACTTTTATGGCCGGTTTATCTGCTTTTTATCGAAAAATTCCTTTTGCACATATTGAGGCAGGCCTCAGAACGACTACAATTCATCGCCCCTTTCCAGAAGAGTTGAATCGTAGAACTATTTCTATGTTAGCCAATTTGCATTTTTGCCCGACACAACAATCCGCTAATAATTTGTCAAAAGAAGGTATTCACACGAATGTATTTATCACAGGTAACACGATTATTGATACCTTATATCACTATAGAAAAAAAATAGGTGTGCAGAAACCAACGGACGAAAAAATAATTTTAGTGACCTGCCATCGCCGAGAAAATTTTGGAAAGCCGTTGTTCTGCATTACTTCCGCATTACGCAAATTAGCTGAACAAAATCCAACAATTAAATTCTTTTTCCTGATACATCCGAATAGGAACGTGCAAACTGTCGTAGAAAAACAGTTATCGCCTATTCCAAATATCATACTCAGTCAATCATTAAACTATGAGCAATTAATCCGTCTTATATTAAGTGCCTATTTAGTATTAACCGATTCAGGTGGTTTACAAGAAGAAGCACCCGCGCTGAATAAACCTGTATTGATATTGAGAAATGAAACAGAACGTACAGAAAGCGTGGCCTGCGGTGCTGCTCTGTTAGTAGGGCATGATGTGAACACGATTATTTATCATGTAGAACGGCTTTTAACCGATAAAAACAGTTATCAGCGTATGTGCCAAACTGGATCGCCTTATGGTGATGGTCACGCGGCAGGACGTATTGTCGACATTATTACAAAACTTTTAACGCAAGGTAGGGTTAATCAAGCTCGCTATGAAATTGATCATTCAAATTCCCTGTTATAA
- a CDS encoding glycosyltransferase family 2 protein, with amino-acid sequence MKLIIQIPCYNEATTLPITLAALPREVSGFTQVEWLIIDDGSTDNTVDVAQKLGVNHVIRHTCNKGLAHTFMTGINACLSLDADVIVNTDADNQYNAQDIPLLLAAIIDGKADIVIGTRPINNIEHFSKIKKNLQKLGSWVVRVVSRTDIPDAPSGFRAISRSAAKRLILFSEYTYTLETIIQAKQKNMMLISVPIRVNRDLRPSRLVKSIPSYIKRSIMTILRIFVVYRPFRFFGFIAAVLASIGVFIGLRFLYYYFAGEGKGHIQSLILASALCVMSFQACLTAFLADIIGANRKLLEDVRCNLKDIQLNKKK; translated from the coding sequence ATGAAATTGATCATTCAAATTCCCTGTTATAACGAAGCAACAACTTTACCTATTACACTCGCGGCACTTCCCCGTGAAGTGTCAGGATTCACTCAAGTCGAGTGGCTCATTATCGATGATGGTAGTACAGATAATACCGTAGACGTAGCACAAAAACTGGGTGTTAATCATGTTATTCGGCATACTTGTAATAAGGGTTTAGCACATACCTTTATGACAGGGATCAATGCATGTTTAAGTTTAGATGCGGATGTGATTGTCAATACCGATGCAGATAATCAATATAATGCTCAGGATATTCCGTTACTGCTTGCTGCTATTATTGACGGTAAAGCGGATATCGTAATTGGCACGCGCCCGATTAACAACATTGAGCATTTTTCAAAAATAAAGAAAAATCTGCAAAAACTCGGTAGCTGGGTAGTCCGTGTCGTGAGCAGAACGGATATTCCAGATGCCCCTAGTGGTTTTCGTGCAATCAGTCGTTCAGCAGCGAAACGCTTGATCCTATTCAGCGAGTATACCTATACCTTAGAAACTATTATTCAGGCTAAGCAAAAAAATATGATGCTTATCTCTGTTCCCATCCGTGTCAATAGAGATTTACGACCTTCTCGTTTGGTAAAAAGTATCCCCTCCTATATCAAACGATCGATCATGACGATATTACGTATTTTTGTGGTTTACCGTCCGTTTCGATTCTTTGGTTTTATTGCAGCAGTGTTAGCTAGCATAGGTGTTTTTATTGGCTTGCGCTTTTTATATTATTATTTTGCAGGTGAAGGTAAAGGACATATTCAGTCACTGATCCTAGCTTCCGCACTGTGTGTGATGAGCTTTCAGGCTTGCTTAACAGCTTTTTTAGCCGACATCATTGGTGCTAATAGAAAACTATTAGAAGATGTACGATGTAATCTGAAAGATATACAACTTAATAAGAAAAAATAA